The Kluyvera intermedia genome includes the window GATGGGCGATCTTGCTAACTGGAGCACTGGCGCACCCGATTCCATTCCCGCAGTAGGCGGGGCGATGGATTTAGCGGTGGGCGCACGACAGGTATTTGTCATGATGGATCACCTGACCCGCGATGGCGAATGCAAACTGGTTGAACACTGCACCTATCCGTTGACCGGCGTCGGCTGTGTAAGTCGTATCTATACTGACCTCGCGGTGATTGACATTACCGCCAACGGCCCGGTGGTTCGCGAAATCTTTAATGGCCTCTCTTTTGAAGAATTACAACGCATCACACCTGTGTCTCTGTCCTATGACGCCGTGGCGGAAACCGCTTAAGGAACTATGATGAATCAAGCATTTATCTGCGACGCAGTGCGCACCCCTTTTGGTCGTTTTGGTGGTACGCTGGCAAATGTTCGTGCCGACGATCTGGCGGCATTGCCGTTGAAAGCATTACTCGAACGTAATCATGGGCTGGATCCCGCACGTATCGACGATGTTATCTACGGCTGCGCCAATCAGGCCGGGGAAGATAACCGTAACGTCGCACGAATGGCGTTGTTACTGGCAGGCCTCCCGGACACGG containing:
- a CDS encoding 3-oxoacid CoA-transferase subunit B yields the protein MQKLSRDDMAKRVAQDIPEGAYVNLGIGLPTRIANYLPSDKEVFLHSENGLLGMGPKPLPGEEDPELINAGKEYVTLLEGGCYFHHGDSFAMMRGGHLDICVLGAYQVSAMGDLANWSTGAPDSIPAVGGAMDLAVGARQVFVMMDHLTRDGECKLVEHCTYPLTGVGCVSRIYTDLAVIDITANGPVVREIFNGLSFEELQRITPVSLSYDAVAETA